The following coding sequences lie in one Clarias gariepinus isolate MV-2021 ecotype Netherlands chromosome 27, CGAR_prim_01v2, whole genome shotgun sequence genomic window:
- the rhov gene encoding rho-related GTP-binding protein RhoV, whose product MPPQMDYSYPEARVPPVCMEQAHEHEHAHAPDSDPEPAISCMLVGDGAVGKTSMIISYTNNGYPTDYKQTAFDVFAGQVQVDGAPVRIQLVDTAGQEEFDGFRSLSYAHTDVFLLCFSVVNPTSFQNITKKWIPEIRSCNPTSPIILVGTQSDLLLDVNVLIDLDRYKVKPVLSSRARSLAEKIRATEYVECSALTQKNLKEAFDAAIFAAIKHKARKAKKMRLSDRRAKAFSKCSWKKFFCFI is encoded by the exons ATGCCACCCCAAATGGATTATTCCTACCCAGAGGCGCGCGTTCCTCCGGTGTGCATGGAGCAGGCGCACGAGCACGAGCACGCGCACGCGCCCGACTCGGACCCGGAGCCGGCGATCAGCTGCATGCTGGTGGGAGACGGAGCTGTGGGCAAAACCAGCATGATCATCAGCTACACCAATAACGGATACCCCACTGACTACAAACAGACCGCCTTCGACGTCTTCGCag GACAAGTCCAGGTTGACGGAGCTCCTGTCCGGATCCAGTTGGTGGACACAGCTGGCCAG GAGGAGTTTGACGGCTTCCGGTCCCTGTCCTACGCCCACACGGACGTCTTCCTGCTTTGCTTCAGCGTCGTCAACCCGACGTCCTTCCAGAACATCACGAAGAAATGGATCCCGGAGATCCGCTCCTGCAACCCGACGTCCCCCATCATTTTGGTCGGGACTCAGTCGGACCTCCTGCTGGACGTCAACGTCCTGATAGACTTGGACCGGTACAAGGTGAAGCCCGTGCTCAGTTCCCGGGCTCGGAGCCTGGCCGAGAAGATCCGGGCCACGGAGTACGTGGAGTGCTCGGCTCTGACGCAGAAGAACCTGAAGGAGGCCTTCGACGCCGCCATTTTCGCAGCCATCAAACACAAGGCCAGGAAGGCCAAGAAGATGAGACTGTCGGACAGGCGCGCTAAAGCTTTTTCCAAATGCAGCTGGAAAAAATTCTTTTGCTTCATCTGA
- the vps18 gene encoding vacuolar protein sorting-associated protein 18 homolog — MATILDDYEDSQMLRHPTQARRLPAAGMIGITHSGFVNLRLEEEKPIFNKQRIDFSPPERINQLAVCNNQLCMSLGKDTLLRIDLGKPDQLNQIELGRKDDGKVHKLFLDPTGSHLVISLTTSECVYLNRNTQKVRSLSRWRGHLIESVGWNKILGNETNTGPILVGTSQGIIFEAEISASEGSLFNTNPDQYFRQVHSLEEDGNPAPVCCLEVERGIESKYLIIATTRKRLFQFVGKLAEGSEQQGFSSIFSQNQDLCPSFQEFPVNMGYSEIGFYTCKLRSSPNSFAWMMGNGVYYGNLDYSRLDSLLTDVRVWEYTPDIDFSYSKPISIVLTQFHFLLLLPDRVKAICTLNGQVVYEDVFPDKFGPLKKMIKDPVGGLVWIYTEKAVFRYHIQRESRDVWQMYMSMKKFDLAKEYCKDRPECKDVVLAKEAEHWFQSKRYLESAKCYALTQNYFEEVALKFIEAKQEEALKEFLLRKLDSLKSGEKTQITLLVTWLTELYLNRLGGLDGNDSKKALFQETREEFHRFMSSIKHKDCFYNNRSTIYDLLASHGNVDDMVYFSVIMQDYERVISHHCQHDDYAAALDVLSKHCDEKLFYKFSPVLMQHIPKKVVDAWIQMGNRLDPKQLIPALVNYSQIGSTQQINETIRYMEFCVNELGVKEEAIHNYLLSLYAKYKPDSLLWYLEQAGTHASEIHYDLKYALRLCAEHGYRQACVLVYRIMELYEEAVDLALQVDVDLAKSCADLPEDDEELRKKLWLKIARHVVQEEKDVKKAMNCLSSCNLLKIEDILPFFPDFVTIDHFKEAICLSLEEYNQHIEELKQEMEEATESAKRIREDIQEMRNKYGVVESQEKCATCDFPLLNRPFYLFLCGHMFHCDCLFQEVTPHLSGYKQSKLEELQKKLAAATQTTKSRHRPKEEDTESLGKGQGGREQIKSDIDDMVASECAYCGELMIRSIDKPFIDPNRFEEEKSSWL, encoded by the exons ATGGCGACTATTCTGGATGACTATGAGGACTCTCAGATGCTCAGACACCCGACTCAGGCCAGGCGCCTTCCTGCGGCCGGTATGATCGGGATAACTCACTCAG GTTTCGTGAACCTGAGGCTGGAGGAAGAAAAGCCGATCTTCAACAAGCAGAGGATCGATTTCTCGCCGCCTGAAAGGATCAATCAGTTGGCTGTGTGCAACAATCAGCTGTGCATGAGTCTTGGGAAGGACACTCTGCTCAG GATCGATCTGGGGAAACCGGATCAGCTAAACCAGATCGAGCTGGGAAGAAAAGACGATGGTAAAGTGCACAAACTCTTCCTGGACCCGACAG GATCTCACTTGGTGATCAGTCTGACCACGAGCGAGTGCGTCTACTTGAACAGAAACACACAGAAGGTCCGCAGCCTCTCTCGGTGGAGGGGACACTTAATAGAGAGCGTGGGCTGGAACAAGATTCTGGGCAACGAAACAAACACCGGCCCAATTCTTGTCGGAACCAGCCAAGGCATCATTTTCGAGGCGGAAATCTCAGCTTCTGAGGGTTCCCTTTTCAACACAAACCCGGACCAGTACTTCAGACAGGTCCATTCCTTGGAAGAGGACGGAAACCCGGCACCGGTCTGCTGCCTTGAGGTGGAGCGCGGGATTGAGTCGAAGTACTTAATTATTGCCACCACTCGCAAACGCCTCTTCCAGTTCGTCGGCAAGTTAGCCGAGGGTTCTGAGCAGCAAGGCTTTAGCTCGATCTTTTCTCAAAATCAGGATCTCTGCCCAAGCTTTCAGGAGTTTCCTGTCAACATGGGCTACAGCGAGATCGGTTTCTACACCTGCAAACTCCGTTCAAGCCCTAACTCCTTCGCCTGGATGATGGGAAACGGGGTTTATTACGGCAACTTGGACTACTCGCGGCTCGACTCGCTCCTCACCGACGTCCGGGTTTGGGAATACACGCCAGACATCGACTTCAGCTACAGCAAGCCCATCTCCATCGTTCTCACCCAGTTCCATTTCCTGCTCCTGCTTCCCGATCGAGTCAAGGCCATCTGCACCCTGAACGGGCAGGTTGTCTACGAGGACGTCTTCCCGGATAAGTTCGGCCCCCTCAAAAAGATGATTAAGGATCCCGTCGGCGGACTGGTCTGGATCTACACAGAGAAAGCCGTCTTCCGGTATCATATCCAGAGGGAGTCCAGGGATGTCTGGCAGATGTACATGAGCATGAAGAAGTTCGACCTGGCCAAAGAGTACTGCAAGGATCGACCCGAGTGCAAGGACGTGGTGCTTGCCAAGGAAGCGGAGCACTGGTTCCAGAGCAAACGCTATCTAGAGAGCGCCAAGTGCTACGCCCTGACTCAGAACTACTTTGAAGAGGTTGCGCTGAAGTTCATCGAAGCCAAGCAGGAGGAGGCTCTGAAGGAATTCCTGTTGCGCAAACTGGACAGTCTCAAATCCGGCGAGAAAACTCAGATCACGCTGCTCGTCACCTGGTTGACCGAGTTGTACCTGAACCGTCTCGGGGGACTGGACGGGAACGACAGCAAGAAAGCGCTGTTTCAAGAAACTCGGGAGGAGTTTCATCGTTTTATGTCAAGCATCAAGCACAAGGACTGCTTCTACAACAACCGGAGCACCATCTACGATCTCCTGGCAAGCCACGGCAACGTTGATGACATGGTCTATTTTTCCGTCATCATGCAGGACTACGAAAGGGTCATCTCTCACCACTGCCAGCATGATGACTACGCCGCCGCGCTCGACGTCCTCTCCAAGCACTGCGACGAGAAGCTCTTCTACAAGTTCTCCCCGGTTCTCATGCAGCACATCCCCAAGAAAGTGGTGGATGCCTGGATCCAAATGGGCAACCGGCTCGACCCTAAGCAGCTGATCCCAGCGCTGGTGAACTACAGCCAGATCGGCAGCACCCAGCAAATCAACGAGACCATCCGTTACATGGAGTTCTGCGTGAACGAGCTTGGCGTGAAGGAAGAGGCCATCCACAATTATCTGCTGTCGCTCTACGCCAAGTATAAACCAGATTCCTTGCTGTGGTACCTCGAGCAGGCGGGAACGCACGCCTCGGAGATACACTACGACCTGAAATACGCCTTGCGCCTCTGTGCTGAACACGGCTATCGCCAGGCGTGCGTGTTGGTCTACAGAATCATGGAGCTGTACGAAGAAGCTGTGGATTTAGCCCTGCAG GTGGACGTCGATTTGGCCAAGTCGTGCGCCGACCTCCCCGAGGACGATGAGGAGCTAAGGAAGAAGCTGTGGCTGAAGATCGCCCGTCACGTGGTTCAGGAGGAGAAGGACGTGAAGAAGGCGATGAACTGCCTCTCCAGCTGCAACCTGCTGAAGATCGAGGACATCCTGCCTTTCTTCCCAGACTTTGTTACTATCGACCACTTCAAGGAGGCCATCTGCCTCTCACTGGAGGAGTACAACCAGCACATCGAGGAGCTCAAGCAGGAGATGGAGGAGGCCACGGAGAGCGCCAAGCGCATCAGAGAGGACATCCAGGAGATGAGGAACAAGTACGGCGTGGTGGAGTCGCAGGAGAAGTGCGCCACCTGCGACTTCCCCTTACTCAACCGGCCCTTCTATCTCTTCCTGTGCGGACACATGTTCCACTGCGACTGCCTCTTCCAGGAGGTCACGCCGCACCTATCAGGGTACAAGCAGAGCAagctggaggagctgcagaagAAGCTCGCCGCCGCCACGCAGACCACCAAGTCTCGCCACAGACCCAAGGAGGAGGACACAGAGAGTCTGGGGAAAGGCCAGGGCGGCAGAGAGCAGATCAAATCCGACATCGATGACATGGTGGCGTCCGAGTGCGCCTACTGCGGCGAGCTGATGATCAGATCCATCGATAAGCCTTTCATCGATCCAAACAGGTTCGAGGAGGAAAAGTCCAGCTGGCTCTGA